A DNA window from Streptomyces sp. 71268 contains the following coding sequences:
- a CDS encoding cupin domain-containing protein has protein sequence MTPEEQRLYQDFEQADLVPLWRVREGLMPPTPTPRAVPHLWRWARLHPLAARAGDLVPVGRGGERRAIALANPGLAGQPFATPTLWAAVQYLGPREVAPPHRHSQSAFRFVLEGEGVWTVVDGDPVAMRRGDLLLTPGMCFHAHHNPRSTPMTWLDGLDIPFVHHLDAGFFEYGPDGLDDCSTPERSRAERLWAHPGLRPLGVPAPAHSPLTAYRWAHTDAALAAQLDLAAGVEPGHAAVRFTNPATGGDALATIRLEAHRFAAGARGAPTREAGSSVWQVFAGSGTLTLNGRPHSVARGDLVAVPSWTELAIEVADPRESGEAGGSLDLFRFSDAPILERLGLARAAPPPPSTGVRR, from the coding sequence ATGACACCCGAGGAGCAACGCCTCTACCAGGACTTCGAACAGGCCGACCTGGTCCCGCTGTGGAGGGTCCGTGAGGGGCTGATGCCGCCGACACCCACCCCGCGCGCCGTCCCCCACCTGTGGCGCTGGGCGCGGCTGCACCCCCTGGCGGCACGCGCCGGCGACCTGGTCCCGGTCGGCCGAGGCGGTGAACGCCGCGCCATCGCCCTGGCCAACCCCGGCCTGGCCGGGCAGCCCTTCGCCACGCCGACCCTGTGGGCGGCCGTCCAGTACCTGGGGCCGCGCGAGGTGGCACCGCCGCACCGACACAGCCAGAGCGCGTTCCGCTTCGTCCTGGAGGGTGAGGGCGTGTGGACCGTCGTGGACGGTGACCCGGTCGCCATGCGCAGGGGCGACCTGCTGCTGACGCCCGGCATGTGCTTCCACGCCCATCACAACCCCCGCTCCACCCCCATGACCTGGCTGGACGGGCTCGACATCCCCTTCGTGCACCACCTGGACGCCGGGTTCTTCGAGTACGGGCCGGACGGCCTGGACGACTGCTCCACACCCGAGCGGTCCCGGGCCGAGCGGCTGTGGGCACACCCCGGACTGCGCCCCCTGGGCGTCCCGGCACCCGCGCACTCGCCGCTGACCGCCTACCGCTGGGCGCACACCGACGCCGCGCTCGCCGCCCAACTCGACCTGGCCGCCGGCGTGGAACCAGGGCACGCCGCGGTCCGCTTCACCAATCCCGCCACCGGCGGCGACGCCCTGGCCACCATCCGACTGGAGGCGCACCGGTTCGCCGCCGGAGCGCGCGGCGCGCCCACCCGCGAGGCGGGCTCCAGCGTCTGGCAGGTCTTCGCGGGCTCCGGCACCCTCACCCTGAACGGTCGACCCCACTCCGTCGCGCGCGGCGACCTGGTGGCCGTGCCCTCCTGGACCGAGCTGGCGATCGAGGTGGCCGACCCCCGCGAGTCGGGGGAGGCGGGAGGGAGCCTGGACCTCTTCCGCTTCAGCGACGCGCCCATCCTCGAACGCCTCGGCCTCGCCCGCGCCGCACCGCCCCCGCCAAGCACCGGCGTACGCCGGTGA
- a CDS encoding FAD-dependent monooxygenase, with protein sequence MPFLIIGGGIGGMTAGLCLARAGFDVHIVEQAPAFGELGAGIQLAPNALRVLTALDLGPDLAAVAVYPRNLVFLHADSGRRLTTVDLGDAFRARYGQPYTVLHRGDLLDILLAACRAHGRVTLESGREVVEVRDAEGESATVRFADGETYACEAVIGADGLWSRTRALVADDAPLCSGYVAYRGTVPADDLPDSVRPDDELVWIGPGKHLVQYPIRRGELHNQVAVFRSRRYRPEIAASDDWGTADELWEHFADGAEQVRAAVALLGTHRRWPMYDRAPIDNWTTGRVTLLGDAAHPMLQYLAQGACQAIEDAECLARHLVAHDGKAPAAFAAYQAERIPRTATVQRLARAWGEVWHDDGPVIPALRDRLFARRAPDDYTDLDWLYQPTAR encoded by the coding sequence GTGCCCTTTCTGATCATCGGCGGCGGCATCGGCGGCATGACCGCCGGCCTCTGCCTGGCCCGGGCGGGCTTCGACGTCCACATCGTGGAACAGGCCCCGGCGTTCGGCGAGTTGGGCGCCGGCATCCAACTCGCCCCGAACGCGCTGCGCGTGCTCACCGCGCTGGACCTCGGCCCCGACCTCGCCGCCGTGGCCGTCTACCCCCGCAACCTGGTCTTCCTCCACGCCGACTCCGGCCGCCGGCTGACCACCGTCGACCTCGGTGACGCCTTCCGGGCGCGCTACGGCCAGCCGTACACCGTGCTGCACCGGGGCGACCTCCTCGACATCCTGCTCGCCGCCTGCCGCGCCCACGGGCGCGTCACCCTGGAGTCGGGGCGGGAGGTCGTCGAGGTGCGCGACGCCGAGGGCGAGTCGGCGACCGTCCGGTTCGCCGACGGTGAGACGTACGCGTGCGAGGCGGTGATCGGCGCCGACGGCCTGTGGTCGCGCACCCGCGCGCTGGTGGCCGACGACGCGCCGCTGTGCTCGGGGTACGTCGCCTATCGCGGCACCGTCCCGGCCGACGACCTGCCCGACAGCGTGCGGCCCGACGACGAACTCGTCTGGATCGGACCAGGCAAGCACCTGGTGCAGTACCCCATACGACGCGGCGAGTTGCACAACCAGGTGGCCGTCTTCCGCAGCCGCCGCTACCGGCCCGAGATCGCGGCCAGCGACGACTGGGGCACCGCCGACGAACTGTGGGAGCACTTCGCCGACGGTGCCGAGCAGGTCCGCGCGGCGGTCGCCCTGCTCGGCACCCACCGCCGCTGGCCGATGTACGACCGCGCCCCGATCGACAACTGGACCACGGGCCGCGTCACCCTGCTCGGCGACGCGGCCCACCCCATGCTCCAGTACCTCGCCCAGGGCGCCTGCCAGGCCATCGAGGACGCCGAGTGCCTGGCCCGCCACCTGGTGGCGCACGACGGGAAGGCCCCCGCCGCGTTCGCCGCCTACCAGGCCGAGCGCATCCCCAGAACCGCGACCGTACAACGGCTGGCCCGCGCCTGGGGCGAGGTGTGGCACGACGACGGCCCGGTCATCCCGGCCTTGCGCGACCGCCTCTTCGCTCGCCGCGCCCCCGACGACTACACCGACCTGGACTGGCTCTACCAACCCACCGCCCGCTGA
- a CDS encoding IclR family transcriptional regulator translates to MSAEEAETLEPAGERGSESAASRPAGLIGAVDNVLRLLRLFEEHQVIRVNQISRDMGLSRSTVHRLLSTLGYHEFVEQDTHSRAYRPGPALVDIGLSVVRNMDIRTMARSSLVRLRDETDETVHLATRRGTQMLYIDSVESEQTVRVSSRIGWSLPAHATAAGKVMLAELSEEQLVALYPCEQLDAPTERAPATRTALRDHLDAVRGCGYAVNHAESEDDVSAVGAAIRDRAGRAIAALVATAPKSRADEEWLAATARATLRVASELTARTG, encoded by the coding sequence ATGAGCGCGGAGGAGGCGGAGACCCTGGAGCCGGCCGGCGAGCGGGGGTCGGAGTCGGCGGCGAGCCGTCCGGCGGGGTTGATCGGGGCCGTCGACAACGTGCTGCGCCTGCTGCGCCTGTTCGAGGAGCACCAGGTGATCCGCGTCAACCAGATCAGCCGCGACATGGGGCTCTCCCGGTCCACCGTGCACCGCCTGCTCTCGACGCTCGGTTACCACGAGTTCGTCGAGCAGGACACGCACTCGCGCGCGTACCGCCCGGGGCCCGCGCTCGTGGACATCGGCCTGTCCGTGGTGCGGAACATGGACATCCGCACGATGGCGCGCAGCTCGCTCGTGCGACTGCGGGACGAGACGGACGAGACGGTGCACCTGGCGACGCGGCGCGGCACGCAGATGCTGTACATCGACAGCGTCGAGAGCGAACAGACCGTGCGGGTCAGCAGTCGGATCGGCTGGAGCCTGCCGGCGCACGCCACGGCGGCGGGCAAGGTGATGCTGGCCGAGCTGAGCGAGGAGCAGTTGGTCGCGCTCTACCCGTGCGAGCAGCTCGACGCCCCCACCGAACGCGCCCCCGCCACCCGCACGGCGCTGCGCGACCACCTCGACGCGGTGCGCGGGTGCGGGTACGCGGTCAACCACGCCGAGAGCGAGGACGACGTGAGCGCGGTGGGCGCGGCCATTCGCGACCGCGCCGGCCGGGCCATCGCCGCCCTGGTGGCCACGGCGCCCAAGTCCCGCGCCGACGAGGAGTGGCTCGCGGCGACGGCGCGGGCCACGCTCCGCGTGGCGTCGGAGCTGACCGCGCGGACGGGGTAG
- a CDS encoding lytic polysaccharide monooxygenase translates to MSARRKAASLGAVGAASALLVTFTPGQASAHGTMFGPVSRVATCYAEGPENPKTQVCKDLVATSGTQPLYDWNEVNIANANGQHQKLIPDGKLCSANREKYKALDWARTDWPATQVSSGAINFRYRVTAAHPGTMTVYITKPGYDPTKPLKWSDLETAPVAKAGTARTAPSGWYEFSGTLPERSGRHMLYKVWQRNDSAEAFYSCSDVVFGKAAQVAAQAPTQKEIDAGADKSTVTHHGHGGDLPGEQAASNKLAAQDGKVALNAENTAAAAGDDSAVPQTIAGAAAVGITAACFLMFRRRKTAA, encoded by the coding sequence ATGTCCGCTCGACGCAAGGCCGCCTCCCTGGGCGCGGTCGGTGCCGCCTCCGCGCTGCTCGTGACCTTCACGCCCGGTCAGGCCAGTGCCCACGGCACGATGTTCGGCCCGGTCAGCCGCGTCGCCACCTGCTACGCCGAGGGCCCGGAAAACCCGAAGACGCAGGTGTGCAAGGACCTCGTCGCGACGAGCGGCACCCAGCCGCTCTACGACTGGAACGAGGTGAACATCGCCAACGCCAACGGCCAGCACCAGAAGCTGATCCCGGATGGCAAGTTGTGCTCGGCCAACCGTGAGAAGTACAAGGCGCTCGACTGGGCCCGTACCGACTGGCCCGCGACCCAGGTCTCCTCCGGGGCGATCAACTTCCGCTACCGCGTCACCGCCGCCCACCCCGGCACCATGACCGTGTACATCACCAAGCCGGGCTACGACCCCACCAAGCCCCTCAAGTGGTCTGACCTGGAGACCGCTCCGGTCGCCAAGGCCGGCACCGCCCGGACCGCGCCCAGTGGCTGGTACGAGTTCTCCGGCACCCTGCCCGAGCGCAGCGGCCGGCACATGCTCTACAAGGTCTGGCAGCGCAACGACAGCGCCGAGGCCTTCTACAGCTGCTCCGACGTCGTCTTCGGCAAGGCCGCGCAGGTCGCGGCCCAGGCGCCGACCCAGAAGGAGATCGACGCGGGTGCCGACAAGTCGACCGTGACCCACCACGGCCACGGCGGCGACCTGCCCGGCGAGCAGGCCGCGTCCAACAAGCTCGCCGCCCAGGACGGCAAGGTCGCCCTGAACGCCGAGAACACCGCCGCCGCGGCCGGCGACGACAGCGCGGTCCCGCAGACCATCGCGGGCGCGGCGGCCGTGGGCATCACGGCGGCCTGCTTCCTCATGTTCCGCCGCCGCAAGACGGCGGCCTGA
- a CDS encoding YchJ family metal-binding protein, translating into MAKKSARRRPATGPNTEPRVGPASPCPCGLAASYDACCGSLHTGRTTAATAERLMRSRYSAFVVRDAAYLLRSWHSSTRPDDISFEPAQRWTGLEVLHTTGGTAFHTDGTVEFRAHFTVRGHDHSQHELSHFVREDGHWVYLSAAEDR; encoded by the coding sequence ATGGCCAAGAAGAGCGCGCGCCGGCGACCGGCGACCGGACCGAACACCGAGCCCCGGGTGGGACCCGCGTCCCCGTGCCCCTGCGGGCTGGCCGCCTCCTACGACGCGTGCTGCGGCAGCCTGCACACCGGGCGCACCACGGCCGCCACCGCGGAGCGGCTGATGCGCTCGCGCTACAGCGCGTTCGTCGTGCGCGACGCCGCGTACCTGTTGCGGAGCTGGCACTCCAGCACCCGTCCCGACGACATCAGCTTCGAGCCGGCCCAACGGTGGACCGGCCTGGAGGTCCTGCACACCACGGGGGGCACCGCCTTCCACACCGACGGCACCGTCGAGTTCCGGGCACACTTCACGGTGCGCGGCCACGACCACAGCCAGCACGAGCTGAGCCACTTCGTACGCGAGGACGGGCACTGGGTGTATCTGAGCGCCGCCGAAGACCGCTGA
- a CDS encoding SAM-dependent methyltransferase → MTHEPPRTTEQDAPPAAAPPGHQATPVAAAESALATEQAPLPPPKAPAPQGPGATYGRAHAARMYDYFLGGKDNYPADWEAAERVLEVLPTARTIARTNRAFLHRAVEHLTRTAGVTQFLDIGTGIPTEPNLHQVAQGAVPEARVVYVDNDPIVLAHAHALLRSTPQGRTSYLHGDLRDPAAIMASQEVRETLDLTRPVALTLISVLHFLPPGHDPYAIVRELLRPLPAGSYLALSYATTDFDPARMARAAEVYRQSGVALRQGTKADAERFFDGLELVDPGVAPIHRWRPDPGAGARVPDADVSMYGAVARKP, encoded by the coding sequence GTGACGCACGAGCCGCCGCGGACCACCGAGCAGGACGCCCCGCCCGCTGCCGCCCCACCCGGCCACCAGGCCACGCCGGTCGCCGCGGCGGAGTCGGCGCTCGCCACCGAACAGGCGCCGCTGCCACCCCCCAAGGCCCCCGCCCCCCAGGGCCCCGGCGCCACCTACGGGCGGGCCCACGCGGCGCGGATGTACGACTACTTCCTCGGCGGCAAGGACAACTACCCGGCCGACTGGGAAGCGGCCGAGCGCGTCCTGGAGGTCCTGCCGACGGCCCGTACGATCGCCCGCACCAACCGGGCCTTCCTGCACCGGGCCGTCGAACACCTCACCCGGACGGCCGGCGTCACCCAGTTCCTCGACATCGGCACCGGCATCCCCACCGAGCCCAACCTGCACCAGGTCGCCCAGGGGGCGGTGCCCGAGGCACGGGTCGTCTACGTGGACAACGACCCCATCGTGCTGGCCCACGCGCACGCCCTGCTGCGCAGCACCCCGCAGGGACGCACCAGCTACCTCCACGGCGACCTGCGCGACCCCGCGGCCATCATGGCCTCCCAGGAGGTGCGCGAGACGCTCGACCTGACCCGGCCGGTGGCGCTGACGCTGATCTCCGTGCTGCACTTCCTGCCGCCGGGGCACGACCCGTACGCGATCGTGCGCGAGCTGCTGCGGCCCCTGCCCGCCGGTTCGTACCTGGCGCTGTCCTACGCGACCACGGACTTCGATCCCGCGCGGATGGCCCGCGCGGCCGAGGTCTACCGCCAGTCGGGCGTCGCCCTGCGGCAGGGCACCAAAGCCGATGCCGAGCGCTTCTTCGACGGGCTCGAACTGGTCGACCCCGGCGTGGCGCCGATCCACCGCTGGCGCCCCGACCCGGGCGCCGGCGCCCGGGTCCCGGACGCCGACGTGTCGATGTACGGCGCGGTGGCCCGCAAGCCCTGA
- a CDS encoding helix-turn-helix transcriptional regulator: protein MLRQILGAQLKELRESAGRSYLEAAKAVGVSEATIRRMEAGQATRYLRASLMALLDCYGVTAREKAEAVQRLADEASQPSWWHPYRDVAPEWLRTRIGLDEAAQLIRGYAPQHVPDLLQTEEYARALLHADDPLTAPDPERTERRVELRMRRQALLRRAEPPRLWIVLDETVLRWPVGGPKVMGDQVARLLELSALPHVTLQLMPYELGPHVAAGAGAFTVFRVRARELPDIVSSENGLTAPSIDTKREHVARYQAALDHLCAQALQASASRDRLGELHAHWSDAPHGPGG from the coding sequence GTGCTTCGACAGATCCTGGGAGCCCAGCTCAAGGAGCTCCGCGAGAGCGCGGGCAGGTCGTACCTGGAAGCGGCCAAGGCGGTGGGAGTCAGCGAGGCGACGATCCGGCGCATGGAGGCCGGCCAGGCCACGCGCTATCTGCGCGCGTCCCTGATGGCGCTCCTCGACTGCTACGGCGTGACCGCGCGCGAGAAGGCCGAGGCCGTCCAGCGCCTCGCGGACGAGGCCAGCCAGCCGAGCTGGTGGCACCCCTACCGGGACGTGGCCCCCGAGTGGCTGCGCACTCGCATCGGGCTCGACGAGGCCGCCCAGCTCATACGCGGCTACGCTCCGCAACACGTGCCCGACCTGCTCCAGACCGAGGAGTACGCCCGGGCCCTGCTGCACGCCGACGACCCGCTCACCGCGCCCGACCCGGAGCGCACCGAGCGCCGCGTGGAGCTGCGCATGCGACGGCAGGCGCTGCTGCGCCGCGCGGAACCCCCACGGCTGTGGATCGTGCTCGACGAGACCGTGCTGCGCTGGCCGGTCGGCGGCCCCAAGGTCATGGGCGACCAGGTCGCGCGCCTCCTCGAACTCTCCGCGCTACCCCACGTGACCCTGCAGCTCATGCCGTACGAACTCGGCCCGCACGTCGCCGCCGGGGCCGGGGCCTTCACCGTCTTCCGGGTCCGGGCGCGCGAGCTGCCCGACATCGTCTCCAGCGAGAACGGGCTCACCGCGCCGAGCATCGACACCAAGCGCGAGCACGTCGCGCGCTACCAGGCGGCCTTGGACCACCTGTGTGCCCAGGCCCTCCAGGCGAGTGCCTCGCGCGACCGGCTGGGGGAGCTTCACGCACACTGGAGCGACGCCCCCCACGGCCCTGGAGGATGA